In Astyanax mexicanus isolate ESR-SI-001 chromosome 25, AstMex3_surface, whole genome shotgun sequence, a genomic segment contains:
- the ank2a gene encoding ankyrin-2 isoform X10, which produces MAHAAAHLKKARELEQISELRALAKAREKRQRHRERAERRRQSDSNTSFLRAARSGNVEKVLELLKCGQDISTCNQNGLNALHLAAKEGHVGLVEELLERGAAVDSSTKKGNTALHIASLAGQKEVARLLVKRGADVNSQSQNGFTPLYMAAQENHLEVVRYLLENGGNQSTATEDGFTPLAIALQQGHNQVVSLLLEHDTKGKVRLPALHIAARKDDTKSAALLLQNDHNADVQSKMMVNRTTESGFTPLHIAAHYGNVNVSTLLLNRGAAVDFTARNGITPLHVASKRGNTNMVELLLEREAQIDAKTRDGLTPLHCAARSGHDAAVEILLEKGAPILARTKNGLSPLHMSAQGDHVECVKHLLQHKAPVDDVTLDYLTALHVAAHCGHYRVTKLLLDKRANPNARALNGFTPLHIACKKNRVKVMELLVKYGASIQAVTESGLTPIHVAAFMGHLNIVLLLLQNGASPDVCNIRGETALHMSARAGQMEVVRCLLRNGARVDATAREDQTPLHIASRLGQSEIVQLLLQHMADPDASTTNGYTPLHIAAREGQIHTTAVLLEAGASHSLTTKKGFTPLHVAAKYGSLEVAKLLLQRRALPDEAGKNGLTPLHVAAHYDNQQVALLLLEKGASPHTTAKNGYTPLHIAVRKNQLQTVMALLQKGAEPGSVTLQGVTPLHLAAQEGHAHMTTLLLEQGANANATTKSGLTPLHLAAQEDRVNAAEVLVKHGANLDHQTKLGYTPLIVACHYGNVKMVNFLLQHGASVNAKTKNGYTPLHQAAQQGNTHIINVLLQHGAKPNAVTMNGNTALSIAKRLGYISVVDTLKVVTEEITTTTTTVTEKHKLNVPETMTEVLDVSDEEGEDTMTGDGGEYLRAEDLRELGDDSLPGQYLDGMSYLSHNLDRVHQTPHLGYPRDGVLIEDMIASHQVSALSREHDKDSFRLSWGAEHLDNVVLTSTLLHSGQSTPCLDHDNSSFLVSFMVDARGGAMRGCRHNGLRIIVPPRKCSAPTRVTCRLVKRHRLATMPPLVEGEGIAGRIIEVGPTGAQFLGKLHLPTAPPPLNEGESLVSRILQLGPPGTKFLGPVIVEIPHFAALRGSERELVILRSETGESWREHHCEHTEEELNQILNGMDEELDSPEELEKKRICRIITRDFPQYFAVVSRIKQDSHLIGPEGGVLSSTLVPQVQAVFPEGALTKRIRVGLQAQPIGETVVRKILGNKATFSPIVTLEPRRRKFHKPITMTIPIPKSSTNDGTSSMFGGDTPTLRLLCSITGGTTPAQWEDITGSTPLTFINQCVSFTTNVSARFWLIDCRQTQESVNFSTQVYREIICVPYMAKFVIFAKTLDPIEARLRCFCMTDDKMDKTLEQQENFTEVARSRDVEVLEGKPIFADCFGNLVPMTKSGQHHVFSFYAFKENRLALFIKIRDTAQEPCGRLSFTKEPRTYRSLTLSAICNLNITLPVYSKESDSDQDPDEESDKTHEKYEDETESTELSIVNAKIVHDPATLASPDLLSDISDLKQDLIKMSELLTADQSLAGEGDEEINLRIIGQEEVEEPFEIVGRVRGDLERVDEILRVGTLNETQNNQTVGESKSGQHDSIHSSDKNVVDTKPKEIVHVHEPVLKEVRITRPTDSSSPPRKDASAMVSHLTTDLANYLQEIPVGAHLVQTENIVEEMFTEVVLQRERRRNPPRIKKPARRKLKDREFASGSSEDELERMSSEESLDGDAVLGEPEEVPPPAPVSPKVVETPIGSIKDRVKALQKKVEEEEKGEGFKRQVRQETQQVTTVQSKSYSTKSEMEEQYMAPPKSPKSPKSPRSQTERIEETMSVRELMKAFQTGRDPSKSKSGLFEHKALTGGAVTSEITRTTQDIPLNQNYDPQKTHSVEKTDPSVITSNDPTASQKVQTSVEIGLSDISARDTDYSREQRLQTEVNVVIQHGNSSEATDEQKEASEISISHERENNKDALFNTDKVQKEDGQVEESTITLKSWQYERNRRSSDRLPSENQNISHERRTSEEPQISPDRRPSEDFSAVIKEELENHPEYQRFKPTPTSAQLGYTFFRETRILQDGQQHNASEYRSNKPNPVVRFATVMVHSEPSVATSVCDDFREMVESPERDDEEQVRDSPGTSFGSRTPHTSLGESETYEELMETPQASPEDPFLSPKEKVKQDQHEDEETTPRVLPMETKSSIQTVQITYSQETGEDLDGYEGMMKKLSATEIQEQPQSESKRTYSEGKEGVDYQYGYSGTVEKLSSTETSKQPKLKPEETYLQENQHEDKEIIPGDLPMETESSIPTVQRRYSQEPEEDHDGYEGMMKKLSATEIKEQPQSESERTYSEGKKGVDYQYGYSGTLEELSTNIQREIKEPYLQKPVEDDQHTHGKTTEEWSTKEIQEQSQTYLQKKDEDEQYGLSSTMGQLSSTETPKQPELKPEETYLQENQHEDKETIPEDLPMDTKSLIQTVHRTYLQETEEDHDGYEGMMKKLSATEIQEQPQSESERTYSEGKEGVDYQYGYSGTVEELSTEIQRELQEAYSQETVEDDQHKHGRATEEWSTKEIQEHSQTECKETYLQKEEPEQHGYTGTSMELSSTETPKQPQSEPEGTYLQEKDIFGHGGIMEELSTEIQGEIKRTYLQETEEGYQHSLSGTTEELSTKEILEPEEREKDEDDQYGHGGTTEVLSSIVKNTGTDETFIVSKETDECKEFPERQQEPYHREITPTRPDHLDTIKPVMMSDPTSAYQSDSLETTPVRDGHSSHKSPDSIDPSPSKDLSETQDSLENSPTDQRPGFSSPAELYHSTLQISELEKCIDDEKSADLSQRETEVPDHTRSLDSRQCLSSQIETFSGPIHAKDREEALGESSVMQEQFSSDEEMFKMAAKRSSFDDMEEDYEKMDSLVLAESRVEDSRVSMPVEASASSSESAEDKDFSSTIKKQFTPEEEMFKMAAKIRVFDEIEKESKMRKVRFDFTSSSQDRSDELRYEYSPDYETKAAKDTQEEQSLEYSQVSSPLESEQCEDSAITKLPQEVDGQAIHDDETSGYMEDSALDEDESQVEVPPMQIHIDKCLFTSVGEAMTTDPMSETIPATSATSASDYSVDIGSDADPKCLVTDEKATSESDEEHSLDNPPSLPVHAKTDVEEPQEEQTPNQSINQEEEEEEGISQAPLQGDLVPWSAKLEDDESFDSRIEAEERKVFALVEDSESHGTTPETTPGRTPTEERTPNPFLFQEGKLFEMTRGGAIDMSRRSLEEEQEAFAFFPLREDSAEEAPFEEGLEEHGTRSSACDSSLVSQFDSSTEVSQNEKPTVEDVYQPTDFDSGKERDLDSADSSIANIDTATSTVTRSVYSEQDLESSDSSTEEEQHSVIEIPTPTQDTPMLPGVSSELHAGEDELQSSFLSSVSTRDSAAEPEGKKPKSKIPVKAASFDQTLGKGDSTEHSRRPKSEADMGLSEWITADIDHSSAKSKSPASRLPVPVEQTLSTPPQTSVLSQIPAVYPPQSENTGKQESSNKEPAQGSSFDVEGDNRALAAVRPSSVGEDVFETRPNWEDCVETQMERISGSSSPDQSKVDWHDDADRKEETLAIIADLLGFSWTELAKELEFSEDEVQQVRSENPNSLQEQSNALLQRWVEREGKHANEDSLIKRLTKINRMDIVHLIETQMNKSVQEQTSRTYAEIERTLDHSEALSSVQEDVDSPRLVRRVDVSSQRHPPAVSEEDLSVASLLDIPSWAETVGHTHSESIHGDMLEELEITQDSFTNPWAVQEVRIESADRAERNEQADEVPEISLQPVTEEQYTDEQGNLVIKKVSRRVIHRCVSADGVEREEVRVEGQPAGAVKVGPTDSCSKVVKRTVVKSEGDQTEVTFCERNLKTEENGGGREVTQRVQTMVVQGERMEKHLGDPHLATELPTAQDDFTQALQYLGGLEKVRTPRVFEKEVKQPDGSVIRRARMKSRTCLRKTAVTDVQGKRRLFVEHPSNRRHVDLQHHVHRFVQHYCGRAEEEEEEEEE; this is translated from the exons agtggctttactcctCTTCACATTGCTGCTCACTACGGGAACGTCAACGTTTCCACACTGCTGCTGAACCGTGGCGCTGCCGTGGACTTTACTGCCCGG AATGGTATAACCCCTCTCCATGTGGCCTCTAAAAGGGGCAATACCAATATGGTGGAGCTCCTGCTGGAAAGGGAAGCACAGATTGATGCTAAAACTAGA gatggaCTGACCCCGCTCCACTGTGCTGCTCGTAGTGGTCATGATGCAGCAGTGGAGATTCTCTTAGAGAAAGGAGCTCCTATACTCGCAAGAACCAAG aacggACTGTCCCCGCTGCACATGTCCGCTCAGGGTGACCATGTGGAGTGTGTGAAGCACCTGCTGCAGCACAAAGCTCCGGTTGACGATGTCACTCTGGATTACCTGACCGCCCTGCACGTCGCCGCCCACTGTGGCCATTACCGAGTCACCAAACTGCTGCTGGACAAGAGAGCCAATCCCAACGCTCGAGCACTG AATGGCTTCACTCCACTGCACATCGCCTGTAAGAAGAACAGGGTGAAGGTGATGGAGCTGCTGGTCAAATATGGAGCTTCCATCCAGGCTGTTACTGAG tctggtcTGACTCCAATACATGTGGCTGCGTTTATGGGTCACCTCAACATAGTTCTGCTGCTGTTGCAGAACGGAGCTTCACCTGACGTCTGCAACATT cgagGTGAGACAGCCCTGCACATGTCTGCGAGGGCGGGGCAGATGGAGGTGGTTCGCTGTCTGCTGAGGAATGGTGCTCGAGTGGACGCCACAGCCAGG gAGGATCAGACCCCGCTCCACATTGCCTCCAGGCTGGGTCAGAGTGAGATAgttcagctgctgctgcagcacatGGCTGATCCTGATGCCTCCACCACCAACGGATACACCCCCCTACACATCGCTGCCCGAGAGGGTCAGATACACACCACCGCCGTGCTGCTGGAGGCCGGAGCCTCACACTCCCTCACCACCAAG AAAGGCTTCACTCCTCTCCATGTTGCTGCTAAGTACGGAAGCCTGGAAGTGGCCAAACTTCTTCTGCAACGTCGAGCTCTTCCTGACGAGGCTGGAAAG aaTGGTCTTACTCCCCTACATGTTGCTGCTCACTATGATAACCAGCAGGTGGCGTTGCTGCTTCTGGAGAAAGGTGCCTCCCCTCACACCACAGCCAAG aacGGTTACACCCCCCTGCATATCGCTGTGAGGAAGAATCAGCTCCAGACGGTAATGGCTCTTCTGCAGAAGGGGGCGGAGCCTGGCTCAGTGACCCTGCAGGGCGTGACCCCGTTGCACCTGGCAGCTCAGGAGGGTCACGCGCACATGACCACACTACTGCTGGAGCagggtgctaatgctaatgctaccacTAAG agcGGACTGACCCCTCTTCACCTCGCTGCCCAGGAGGACAGAGTGAACGCGGCCGAGGTTCTGGTTAAACACGGTGCTAACTTAGACCACCAGACCAAG ctgggTTACACCCCTCTCATCGTAGCGTGTCACTATGGAAATGTGAAGATGGTGAACTTCCTCCTGCAGCACGGTGCCAGCGTCAACGCCAAGACCAAA AACGGCTACACACCTCTCCACCAAGCAGCTCAGCAAGGAAACACACACATCATCAATGTTCTGCTCCAGCATGGTGCTAAGCCTAATGCTGTTACTatg aaTGGAAACACTGCTCTGTCCATTGCGAAACGTCTTGGATACATCTCGGTGGTGGACACACTGAAGGTGGTCACGGAGGAGATCACTACTACCACCACG ACAGTGACGGAGAAGCACAAACTGAACGTGCCGGAGACGATGACGGAAGTTCTCGATGTTTCCGACGAGGAAG gtgagGACACTATGACCGGTGACGGGGGTGAGTATCTGAGAGCAGAGGATCTGAGGGAACTGGGAGACGACTCTCTACCTGGACAGTACCTGGACGGCATGAGCTACCTCAGCCACAACCTGGACAG AGTGCATCAGACTCCACATCTGGGTTACCCAAGAGACGGGGTGCTGATCGAGGACATGATAGCCAGCCACCAG GTGTCTGCTCTCTCTAGAGAGCATGATAAGGATTCTTTCCGGCTGAGTTGGGGAGCGGAGCACCTGGATAACGTGGTGCTGACAAGCACTCTGCTGCACTCTGG CCAGTCTACTCCGTGCCTTGACCATGACAACAGCAG CTTCCTGGTGAGTTTTATGGTAGATGCCCGGGGTGGTGCCATGCGTGGGTGTCGCCACAATGGTCTGCGCATCATTGTGCCACCCAGGAAGTGTTCAGCGCCCACTCGGGTGACCTGCAGGCTGGTGAAAAGACACAGGCTGGCTACTATGCCTCCTCTGGTGGAGGGAGAAGGAATTGCAGGCAGGATCATAGAGGTTGGACCCACTGGGGCACAATTCCTTGG AAAGCTGCACCTGCCCACAGCTCCGCCCCCTCTGAATGAGGGTGAGAGTTTGGTGAGCAGGATCCTGCAGCTCGGCCCACCCGGAACTAAATTCCTCGG gccgGTGATTGTTGAAATCCCTCACTTTGCTGCTCTGCGTGGTTCTGAGCGTGAGCTGGTGATTCTGCGCAGTGAGACGGGCGAGAGCTGGAGGGAACATCACTGTGAACACACTGAAGAGGAACTCAACCAGATACTCAACGGCATGGATGAGG AGTTGGATTCACCTGAGGAGTTGGAGAAGAAGCGAATCTGCCGCATCATCACTCGTGATTTCCCGCAGTACTTTGCGGTGGTGTCTCGGATAAAGCAGGACAGTCATCTGATTGGTCCGGAAGGCGGAGTCTTGAGCAGTACTCTGGTTCCACAGGTGCAGGCTGTGTTTCCAGAGGGAGCGCTGACCAAGAGGATCCGCGTGGGTCTGCAG GCCCAGCCAATTGGGGAGACCGTGGTGAGGAAGATTTTGGGAAATAAAGCCACGTTCAGTCCCATCGTTACTCTGGAGCCTCGGAGGCGTAAATTCCACAAACCGATCACTATGACCATCCCCATCCCCAAAAGTTCCACCAATGATGGAACAAGCAGCATGTTTGGTGGAGACACGCCCACACTGCGCTTACTCTGCAGCATCACAG GAGGCACCACTCCTGCACAGTGGGAGGACATAACAGGATCTACTCCTCTAACCTTTATCAACCAGTGTGTCTCCTTTACCACAAATGTATCGGCCAG GTTCTGGCTCATAGACTGTCGCCAGACTCAGGAGTCGGTGAATTTCTCCACGCAGGTTTATCGTGAGATCATTTGCGTTCCCTACATGGCCAAGTTTGTCATTTTTGCCAAAACTCTGGATCCCATCGAGGCACGTCTGCGCTGCTTCTGCATGACGGACGATAAGATGGATAAAACCCTGGAACAGCAGGAGAACTTCACCGAGGTGGCGCGCAGTCGAGATGTTGAG GTTCTAGAAGGAAAGCCCATTTTCGCAGACTGCTTTGGAAACCTGGTGCCCATGACCAAAAGTGGCCAACACCATGTTTTTAGTTTCTACGCCTTTAAGGAGAACCGGCTTGCCCTTTTCATTAAA ATTCGTGACACCGCGCAGGAGCCCTGTGGGCGCTTATCTTTTACCAAGGAGCCGAGGACTTACCGGAGCCTTACCCTCAGTGCCATCTGTAACCTCAACATAACACTTCCTGTTTATTCCAAG gaatCTGATTCAGACCAAGACCCTGATGAAGAG aGCGACAAGACTCATGAGAAAT ATGAGGACGAAACCGAATCGACAGAACTTTCCATCGTAAACGCAAAAATCGTTCACGATCCAGCCACACTCGCAAGTCCAGACCTCCTTTCAGACATATCTGATTTGAAGCAGGACCTCATCAAAATGTCTGAACTTCTGACCGCTGACCAGTCACTGGCTGGAGAAGGAGATGAAGAAATTAACTTGCGCATCATTGGGCAGGAGGAGGTTGAGGAACCTTTTGAGATAGTGGGTAGAGTTAGAGGGGATCTGGAGAGGGTAGACGAGATTCTGCGTGTTGGAACATTAAATGAAACACAAAATAACCAAACCGTAGGAGAATCTAAATCTGGACAACATGACTCCATACACTCTAGTGACAAAAATGTGGTGGATACCAAACCTAAGGAGATCGTCCATGTACACGAGCCTGTACTCAAGGAGGTCAGAATCACAAGACCCACTGACTCTAGTTCCCCACCCAGGAAAGATGCATCTGCAATGGTCTCTCATCTTACCACCGACTTAGCCAACTATCTCCAGGAGATCCCAGTGGGTGCTCATCTTGTTCAAACAGAGAACATTGTTGAAGAGATGTTTACAGAGGTCGTGCTACAACGGGAACGGAGGCGTAACCCCCCTAGAATCAAGAAGCCAGCCAGAAGGAAGCTTAAAGACAGGGAATTTGCAAGTGGAAGCTCAGAAGATGAACTTGAAAGAATGAGTTCTGAGGAATCGCTGGATGGAGACGCAGTTCTTGGAGAGCCTGAGGAAGTGCCTCCACCAGCACCTGTGTCACCTAAAGTTGTGGAGACTCCCATAGGTTCCATCAAAGATAGAGTAAAAGCTCTTCAAAAGAAAGTGGAAGaggaggaaaaaggggagggttTTAAGAGACAAGTTAGACAGGAAACCCAACAGGTGACTACCGTCCAAAGCAAGTCTTATTCAACCAAGAGTGAAATGGAAGAACAGTATATGGCACCTCCTAAGTCACCAAAGTCGCCAAAATCCCCACGATCCCAGACAGAAAGGATAGAAGAGACCATGTCGGTGAGGGAGCTGATGAAAGCATTCCAAACAGGCCGAGACCCATCAAAGAGCAAGTCCGGGCTTTTTGAACATAAAGCTCTTACTGGAGGAGCAGTGACTTCTGAAATAACTAGGACAACTCAGGACATTCCGCTTAATCAAAACTACGATCCACAAAAAACCCACTCGGTAGAAAAGACTGATCCGTCTGTGATTACCTCTAATGATCCTACTGCCAGTCAAAAAGTCCAAACAAGTGTAGAGATAGGACTTTCAGATATTTCCGCCAGAGACACAGACTACTCGAGAGAACAGAGACTGCAAACTGAGGTAAATGTGGTCATTCAACATGGAAACTCATCTGAAGCAACAGATGAACAAAAAGAAGCTTCAGAAATATCAATCTCTcatgagagagagaacaataaaGATGCTCTGTTTAACACTGACAAAGTCCAGAAAGAAGATGGTCAAGTTGAAGAATCAACAATAACTTTGAAAAGTTGGCAGTATGAGAGGAACAGGCGTAGCTCTGACAGATTACCCTCCGAAAATCAGAACATTAGCCATGAACGGAGAACATCTGAAGAACCACAGATTAGTCCAGACCGGAGACCCTCTGAAGACTTCAGTGCTGTCATCAAGGAGGAACTGGAGAACCATCCAGAGTATCAGCGTTTTAAACCAACCCCAACCTCAGCACAACTTGGATACACCTTCTTCAGAGAAACTAGGATTCTACAAGATGGACAGCAACATAACGCTTCGGAGTACCGTTCAAATAAACCAAATCCTGTGGTCAGATTTGCCACTGTAATGGTGCACAGTGAGCCGTCCGTTGCAACTTCAGTCTGCGATGACTTTAGGGAAATGGTAGAAAGTCCAGAGAGGGACGACGAAGAACAAGTTAGAGATTCACCTGGAACCAGTTTTGGGAGCCGAACACCACATACAAGCTTAGGAGAGAGTGAAACATATGAGGAACTAATGGAAACCCCACAGGCAAGTCCTGAGGATCCCTTTTTGAGCCCAAAGGAAAAGGTAAAACAAGATCAGCATGAGGATGAAGAGACAACGCCCAGAGTTTTACCCATGGAAACCAAAAGTTCAATCCAGACAGTGCAGATAACTTATTCACAAGAGACAGGAGAAGATCTTGATGGGTATGAGGGTATGATGAAGAAGCTGTCAGCTACAGAAATCCAAGAACAACCCCAGTCAGAATCAAAGAGAACATATTCTGAAGGGAAGGAAGGAGTTGATTACCAGTATGGATATAGTGGTACAGTGGAGAAGTTGTCATCTACAGAAACCTCAAAACAACCCAAATTAAAACCAGAGGAAACATATTTACAAGAAAATCAGCATGAGGATAAAGAGATAATTCCAGGTGATTTACCCATGGAAACAGAAAGTTCAATCCCAACAGTTCAGAGAAGATATTCACAAGAGCCAGAAGAAGATCATGATGGGTATGAGGGTATGATGAAGAAGCTGTCCGCTACAGAAATCAAAGAACAACCCCAGTCAGAATCAGAGAGAACATATTCCGAAGGGAAGAAAGGAGTTGATTACCAGTATGGATATAGTGGTACATTGGAGGAGTTGTCAACAAATATCCAAAGAGAAATTAAAGAACCATATTTACAAAAGCCAGTGGAAGATGACCAGCATACACATGGTAAAACAACTGAAGAATGGTCAACGAAAGAAATCCAAGAACAGTCACAAACATATTTACAGAAGAAAGATGAAGATGAGCAGTATGGGTTGAGCAGTACAATGGGGCAGTTGTCATCTACAGAAACCCCAAAACAACCCGAATTAAAACCAGAGGAAACATATTTACAAGAAAATCAGCATGAGGATAAAGAGACAATTCCAGAAGATTTACCCATGGACACCAAAAGTTTAATCCAGACAGTGCATAGAACTTATTTACAAGAGACAGAAGAAGATCATGATGGGTATGAGGGTATGATGAAGAAGCTGTCAGCTACAGAAATCCAAGAACAACCCCAGTCAGAATCAGAGAGAACGTATTCTGAAGGGAAGGAAGGAGTTGATTATCAGTATGGATATAGTGGTACAGTGGAGGAGTTGTCAACAGAAATCCAAAGAGAACTTCAAGAAGCATATTCACAAGAGACAGTGGAAGATGACCAGCATAAACATGGCAGAGCAACTGAAGAATGGTCAACGAAAGAAATCCAAGAACATTCCCAAACAGAATGTAAGGAAACATATTTACAAAAGGAGGAACCTGAGCAGCATGGATATACTGGTACATCGATGGAGTTGTCTTCTACAGAAACCCCAAAACAACCCCAATCAGAACCTGAGGGAACATATTTACAAGAGAAAGATATTTTTGGGCATGGTGGAATAATGGAGGAGTTATCAACAGAAATTCAGggagaaataaaaagaacataTTTACAAGAAACAGAGGAAGGTTACCAGCATAGCCTCAGTGGAACCACAGAAGAATTGTCAACTAAAGAAATCCTGGAacctgaggagagagagaaagatgaagatgACCAGTATGGGCATGGTGGTACAACCGAAGTGTTGTCATCTATAGTAAAGAACACAGGAACAGATGAGACTTTTATAGTCAGCAAGGAAACTGATGAATGTAAAGAATTTCCAGAAAGGCAGCAAGAGCCTTATCATCGCGAAATAACACCAACTAGACCTGATCATTTAGACACTATCAAACCTGTAATGATGAGTGATCCTACAAGTGCCTATCAGAGTGACTCACTGGAAACAACTCCTGTTAGAGATGGACACTCTTCTCACAAATCTCCTGACTCAATTGATCCCAGCCCATCCAAGGACCTCTCAGAAACTCAGGACTCGTTGGAAAACAGTCCCACAGATCAGAGACCAGGGTTTTCAAGTCCTGCAGAACTGTATCACAGCACTTTACAGATTTCTGAGCTTGAGAAATGCATTGATGATGAAAAAAGTGCTGACCTTTCTCAAAGGGAGACGGAAGTACCTGACCACACTAGGTCTTTAGACTCTAGACAGTGCCTTTCAAGTCAAATTGAGACATTTTCAGGTCCAATCCATGCAAAGGATCGAGAGGAAGCTCTGGGTGAGAGCAGTGTGATGCAAGAACAGTTTAGTTCAGATGAAGAGATGTTCAAAATGGCCGCAAAAAGGAGCAGTTTTGATGACATGGAAGAAGATTACGAGAAAATGGATTCCCTTGTTCTTGCAGAAAGTAGGGTAGAGGACTCTAGAGTGAGCATGCCAGTGGAAGCTAGTGCATCCTCCAGTGAGTCTGCAGAGGATAAAGACTTTTCCAGCACCATCAAAAAACAGTTTACACCTGAAGAAGAGATGTTCAAAATGGCTGCGAAAATCAGAGTGTTTGATGAAATTGAAAAGGAATCTAAAATGAGAAAAGTGCGATTTGACTTCACGTCTTCTTCACAGGATAGAAGCGACGAGCTGCGGTACGAATATTCTCCGGACTATGAAACAAAAGCAGCCAAAGACACACAAGAGGAACAGTCACTTGAGTATAGTCAGGTGTCTTCACCTCTGGAATCAGAGCAGTGTGAGGACTCAGCCATAACTAAACTACCTCAAGAGGTTGATGGACAAGCCATACATGATGATGAAACCTCGGGGTATATGGAGGACAGTGCTTTAGATGAGGATGAGTCACAGGTAGAGGTTCCGCCTATGCAAATTCACATTGACAAGTGCCTTTTCACATCAGTAGGTGAGGCTATGACTACAGATCCCATGAGTGAGACGATACCTGCAACATCAGCAACATCAGCATCAGACTACAGTGTGGACATTGGTAGTGATGCTGATCCAAAGTGTCTTGTCACTGATGAGAAAGCCACAAGTGAATCAGATGAAGAACATTCTTTAGACAACCCACCGTCTCTACCCGTGCATGCCAAAACTGATGTAGAAGAACCTCAGGAAGAGCAAACGCCAAACCAAAGtattaatcaagaggaagaagaagaagaaggaattTCACAAGCGCCTCTTCAAGGAGATCTCGTGCCTTGGAGCGCCAAACTGGAAGACGATGAAAGCTTTGACTCGCGGATTGAAGCTGAAGAGAGGAAAGTCTTTGCCTTAGTTGAAGACAGTGAGTCTCATGGGACAACACCAGAAACGACTCCTGGTCGGACCCCCACAGAAGAACGAACGCCAAACCCTTTCCTGTTCCAGGAAGGAAAGCTTTTTGAAATGACCAGAGGAGGCGCAATTGACATGAGCAGGAGGAGCTTAGAAGAAGAGCAAGAGGCGTTTGCCTTTTTCCCTTTAAGAGAAGACTCTGCTGAGGAGGCTCCATTTGAAGAAGGTCTAGAGGAACATGGAACAAGGTCTAGTGCCTGTGACTCCTCACTTGTTTCCCAGTTCGATTCATCCACAGAGGTTTCACAGAATGAAAAACCCACTGTAGAAGATGTTTATCAGCCCACTGACTTTGATAGTGGTAAAGAGAGGGATCTAGACTCTGCAGATTCATCCATCGCAAATATTGATACCGCCACCTCCACAGTTACCCGATCAGTTTACTCCGAACAGGACTTGGAGTCTTCCGACTCGTCTACAGAGGAGGAACAACACTCCGTTATTGAAATTCCTACACCTACTCAAGACACCCCCATGCTCCCTGGTGTCTCCTCAGAGCTCCACGCCGGTGAAGACGAACTACAGTCTTCATTTCTGTCTTCAGTGTCAACCAGAGACTCTGCTGCAGAACCTGAGGGCAAGAAACCCAAATCAAAGATACCAGTGAAAGCTGCCAGCTTTGACCAAACTTTAGGAAAAGGTGACTCAACCGAGCACAGCCGCAGACCCAAATCTGAAGCTGATATGGGCCTGTCAGAGTGGATTACAGCTGATATAGATCATTCCTCGGCTAAATCCAAGTCTCCAGCCTCTAGGCTTCCTGTGCCTGTTGAACAAACACTGTCCACCCCGCCTCAGACAAGTGTCCTCTCTCAGATCCCTGCTGTGTACCCACCGCAATCTGAAAATACAGGAAAACAAGAGTCTTCAAACAAGGAACCTGCCCAGGGCTCCTCCTTTGACGTAGAAGGAGACAACAGGGCTTTGGCAGCAGTTAGACCGTCCTCTGTGGGTGAGGATGTGTTTGAGACCAGACCCAACTGGGAGGATTGTGTGGAGACCCAGATGGAGCGAATCTCAGGCAGCAGTAGTCCAGATCAGAGTAAAG TGGACTGGCATGATGATGCTGATCGGAAAGAAGAGACTCTGGCCATTATTGCTGACCTTCTAGGTTTTAGCTGGACAG AGTTGGCGAAGGAGCTGGAGTTTAGTGAAGATGAAGTTCAGCAGGTTCGTTCAGAAAACCCTAACTCTCTACAAGAGCAAAGCAACGCCCTCCTGCAGCGCTGGGTCGAGCGAGAGGGAAAACATGCAAACG AGGACAGTCTTATAAAGAGACTGACTAAAATAAACCGCATGGACATCGTCCACCTCATAGAGACGCAGATGAATAAATCGGTCCAGGAGCAGACGTCCAGGACATATGCTGAAATCGAGAGAACTCTGGACCACAGTGAAG cgctgTCGTCAGTGCAGGAGGATGTGGACAGTCCTCGACTGGTCAGGAGAGTGGACGTCTCCTCTCAGAGACACCCCCCTGCCGTCTCAGAGGAGGACCTGTCTGTAGCCTCACTACTGGACATCCCATCCTGGGCAGAGACGGTTGGACACACCCATTCAGAGAGTATCCACGGAGACATGCTGGAGGAACTGGAAATCACACA GGACAGTTTCACGAATCCATGGGCGGTTCAAGAGGTCCGGATTGAATCTGCAGATAGAGCTGAACGAAATGAACAG GCGGATGAGGTGCCGGAGATTTCTCTACAGCCCGTGACTGAGGAGCAGTACACTGATGAACAGGGAAACCTGGTGATTAAGAAG GTGAGCCGGAGGGTGATCCACCGCTGTGTCTCTGCGGATGGGGTGGAAAGAGAGGAGGTCAGGGTGGAGGGACAACCTGCTGGAGCTGTCAAGGTGGGCCCGACAGACTCCTGCTCCAAAGTGGTGAAGAGGACGGTGGTGAAGAGCGAAGGAGATCAGACAGAG